Within the Hermetia illucens chromosome 6, iHerIll2.2.curated.20191125, whole genome shotgun sequence genome, the region ttacttgtttaacactgtaatttctgaaagaATCGgaaatcggaaaatccctttgcccacatattctccactatatatagatacaattcgtgcaacaaaaaaaatcgatttctgcaacctgacacacgggatgacccccttaagaatacattcaaagttttcCTTGACTGTCGattaaaagggataaaaatcTGTGGGCTAGCaaactacaaattttgaaacgttcttgctatcgaaacgtcaacaactcctaaaaaaaaaagacgaaggtTTTCGAGAAGCGTTCTAAAAAGTCACCAGCGATTATTACAGCGTAATGATAACGGAAGTTCAAAGGGTGCCTTTAAGGATGTATGCAAGACGCTCATCTAGTTTCTAGTGTTCGTATACTATCAGAGGTTATGATAATTAATTCagtcaaatttttatttattcaaatttctaCTTACCATGCACGCTCCTTTCATGAATCCAGAAGATGTACATATTTCTGCGTTTGTTACATTATATCCTACTCTTCTACATTCGTCGTTAGACAGTGTCTTCAAGTTGATTGTTCTTAATCCATTGGGAAGCGTAATAGTAATGAGCGGTGCTGTATATCCCCATCCACTCAATCTAACCCTCACGTTGCCACCTATCCTCTTCATACTCCTAAACTCAATTAGTTTTACTTTGGGTCCCAAAACAAAAGGCTCCTTCACCTTTATAACTGAAATATCATTAGTTTCGAGTTTTTTATACTCAGCATGATTAACAAAGGTTTCAATCAGGTGTCGTCGGCCCCCTTGTAGACGAGTTGAAGTCCCAACTACAACTGAGACTCTATTATAATCGATGGCATCCATACAATGAGCTGCCGTCAGGACATGGGTTTCTGTTATAATGGATCCTCCGCAAAAGTGGGTCCATGCAGACGTACTATGCTCAACTAGCAGTTGTACGAAAGTACCTATTGGACCGTCGTCCAATCTAGCCTGAAGAGATATCTGATAGGGAATATAAGATTTGACGGGTAGTCCTCCGACGATCCGAGGTTGACTAGCTTCTACTAAAAAGAAATATCAAGTTTTAAGTTTTCCTCAGCCTGTAATAAAGTATCTTAAATTACCACTTCCTACTCGAATTAAGATAACAAATACTAGCATACTTGCTCCCCATCTAGGTGCCGATTTGTCGGAGACTAATATACTTAAGACTGAATTCCCCATTTGATATATTCTCAGAACTCTTTACTACAAGTTGCATTAATTAtaagaataataacaatagtTAGGAAGGTGAAATGCTGATGAGTGATATCCAACCgcgaattttattttgaaagactaaacacttaaaaatcatatgaaAAGAATGGTGGCTACTTTCAGGAAGTATTCTATCGGCAAGATAATTAAATTATGCTTTTACTAGTCACTGCATTAAATTATCGTCTTTTCCACCAAAATATTATAAAGTTCATTCACTTTTCAGATAAAACTCTGTTTTTCACGCACATGTACATAATTAAAAGTCATAGATTCTTTCTTTGAAATAAACACAACTGTATCTGAAATACGTATGTCACAATCTAACAGAACCTGATACGCAAATTCCGACTCATTCCAAGCTCCATGCATTGTGGACGCAGAGCGGCTTATACCATATAATATGATTCACTGTCATATGCAAAATATAGTATAATATTTTCCACCAAAAATACAGTTGATTAACAGATCTACAGATAAGATACTTAATAAGTGTTTCAAAATTCAAGGTAATAGCACAAATGATAGTGACATTCATTGAGGCTAGGTCGGTAAATAATTTATGGGTCCGTTGATTTGTAACGCAAAATCATTTTGATACAAAAGGAACATAGCTACTTAGAATTcgaagatatttttctttttcggcATTTTGTGCTAAGCGGGAGATAAGGACTTTACAGTTTTTGTCAGTTAAAAAATTAcagcacacaaaacctttaaaagattTTGACTATGTCAGAAGTCAAGGCCAAGCAATTAGCAACATTGGTTAGTTCCATAGTGAAATGaattaaacaagttgggaataAGGGATTTTCTATTTCTCTCTCTGCATGACAGCTTTATGTCTAcacagttaaaaattccattgccctctattttaaaaagtcatttacccaaataaatttatattttttttatgggtAGAGGTGAAAATTTGCATTAGTGTATGGGATtcccacccactaaaaccactcccacttCTCCGCGcatatccccgcgggaccaccgtgaagtattaggGGCTCTGGCTTACACCAacttccgacttcaacatctcctcCTCGAAATTGTGGACTCCGATAACTGCATTGAGGACATCGTTTAACTAATCTAACTAACTaacggacaatggaacataacatgctccaagTCGTCGGGCGCAGCGGCGCATTCGGAACAGTCTGAGGACTTATTCAAGCTGAAGCGATGCCAGTACTTCCTCTATCCACTGAGTCCCATAAGAGACTGTGTTAGGTCGTAATTCAACTCTCCATGACTCCGTTCTACCCATCTCTGGATACACGGCATCAGTGTATGAATCCAGCGACCTTTTTCGGAGCTATCCAGGATTCGCCCTCCTTCTCCGGTGTAGagagtgtgcctcattcgctagaagatccaagcgaATCATTCCCACGGTGACACGCACTGCGTCATCGGATACCTATATGCATTGCACACTCTCAGCGCGAGtgaccggtatgccgaacttacccatCCCCGATTCACTATCTTATCCATTGAGGGCGCACAGACAGaaaccgcgtatagcaggattgaTTTCTCCACCCCTGCGgcaagcagccggcgactaaaTTTTGACCCTTCAATACTAGGCATCATAGTTGCTAGAGATGAGccagcctttgctgccttttcgtgtataatcccaagcccggttgtgaaaggaggagggatggatagcttcagtctgaatgactgtacgccaccgcagtgtCTTAGagagtaggtgaggaaagtgcaggaactttgcagtgttgcagattactcactgaggaagctatcaccgcagctggcagttaggtataaaatgtaaatccatctatgagaagaagaagaaacttaaggtccggtacggataactggcGGGAGTCCTTTAACTTGGTGACTTGGTCGGGCTCCCacaatggacagcacggcgtcgaaaccgctaaatatggggcggttcgacgtctaggcgcacgacgaccaggagcattgctccgcctgctgcagctgcttCGCCAcgatctgtggcgaccacttcagcaggttcacgtaggcagctgatgaagtggactgaagaaatgagcctcttcatcatccgctcctactacgaaataaaggCGGGGGGGGGGATCTCCTTCTCCCCCTGATCTCCTTCTCATCAGCTGTCCcttgatcagccggtcccgtTAAACCTGACTTTGAACTTCGAAATTCATCCCTGGTTTGTGATAATAACAACAGCTCATGTGttgcgaaaacaacaacaaagctAGTAGATTTACACGAATGAGATGAAAGTACATCTACACGTTGTTTGGAATTGCGCAAGTGTAAGTAAATTCTTGGGGTTAAGGGGGAGAGGAAAAGGGCATATAAATAgtcattttataaaataaataaaagtatttaATTTAGAAGTTGCAAAAGTTACAAgtttaagttgaaaatttaaattggaaGATAGGGATGGGAATGGATCAATTGAAAGTGGTGAATTGGGGGAAGGCTAGGGAATGTTAGCACAGGAGAAAAAGagagaatattgcatattagTAAACGGATTCTACCGTCCATGGCcaaagcaaagaaaatgttaTCTATATCGCAATGCCATGACCGCCTGgtagtcactgtgggtgtagtgttcacttacCCGCCAGGTCATCCCTCGCGCCTACGAGGCAATAAGGTTGATCAGATCAACGATTGAGTCTAaccctctgcctcggaaggtgggcatgCATCCAAAATTGGATAGTacaatgtccagctccgcgaaggtttcaagcataATTTAGCCCTTGTTGCTCGTAATTTCACTCACCTAGTCTAAAatccatgcgttgaaatcgcctgcAATGATCTTACGGCTGTCGTCTCTGGCGTCCAAAATCAAGCCATCTAGCATcttctcatattgcgctaatgttgcactaggaggagcatatcagctgtagatatggacgcctttgacttttcatcattatcaacggtgcaacaaccggtatctggtctagcccagccttaataaggaactccagacatcccggttttgcgccaaggtccaccaattcgatatccttaaaaactgcctggcgtcctgacctatgccatcgctccatcttaggcagggtctgcctcgtcttctttttctaccatagatattcaccttataaactttccgggctggatcatcctcatccgtacggattaagtgacccccccaccgtaacctattcaaccggattttatccacaacctgacggtcatggtatcactcatatatttcgccgttatgtaggctacggaattgtccatccccatgtaggaagccaaaaattcttcggaggtttcttctctcgaacgcgcccaagagttcgcaattctttttgctaagagcccaagtctccgaggaatatatgaggactggcaagatcattgtcttgtacagtaagagctttgaccctatgatgagacgtttcgagcggaacagtttttgtaagctgaaataggctctgttggctgccaacaacggtGTGCGGACtccatcatcgcagctgttatcggttgtgattttcgactttagatttttagatttttcttcttcccgcttcaccagtgcgatttgatgttgttggttggttggtttttggtgctgacgttaccaccacatattttgttttgtcttcattgatgtgtagctcaagatctcgcgctaatcgccgcctgctcattctagatgaaggcagtttatacgtctcgggtggttcttcccatgatgtcgatatcgtcaccataggccagtagtagaacatccccttgttgtagaccgttgttaatgtcgaataattttgagagtgatcctgctgtttttatctgatctcgcacattggtcagggtcagcctagtcagtcttatcaatttcgtcgggataacgaattctctcatagccgtgttcagttttaccctggctacgctgccataggcgactttaaagtctatgaaaagatggtgcaacccatgtccatattccaacagtttttccatcgcttgccacagacaGAAAAtgtgatatgttgctgatttgcctggagtgaagcctctttgggatgggccaatgatgttctgggcatatggagctattagcctagcaagatagcggggaatatcctatagatggtactcagcaacgtgatacctctataattgctgcactgtgtgatctcaccctttttatgtataagacagataatgccccgttgccaatcgtcgggtattgattcgctgtcccacatcttgaacacaagttgatgaaccacttagtctaattggtcgcctccatatttaaccagttcggctataattccattggctcctgacgacttatgatttttaagccgatgaattgcatggactgtttctcctaaacttggtggtggcagtatttgtccgtcgtcttcagttggcggcacctccaactcgccgatgttctggttgttcagtagttcatcaaagtactcaacctatcgctccaatatgccggtTTTATaggaaatttccctct harbors:
- the LOC119660038 gene encoding transmembrane protease serine 9-like, with the translated sequence MGNSVLSILVSDKSAPRWGASMLVFVILIRVGSVEASQPRIVGGLPVKSYIPYQISLQARLDDGPIGTFVQLLVEHSTSAWTHFCGGSIITETHVLTAAHCMDAIDYNRVSVVVGTSTRLQGGRRHLIETFVNHAEYKKLETNDISVIKVKEPFVLGPKVKLIEFRSMKRIGGNVRVRLSGWGYTAPLITITLPNGLRTINLKTLSNDECRRVGYNVTNAEICTSSGFMKGACMGDSGGPLVNAARTLVIGVVSYGSRICGIGLPEVYTRVSEFVSWIEEQINVTSSSTTTSIPTSTLNSVTSVNPTEATPSTSVQTSATTMNAVSSMTTLSLQTTTSETTTSGESSTTVKTDSAEETTVAQEATESPTQDTTVDVIPDTNKGTEIDGAEDGGATTTTEQNTVKVDEGETTQLVAQDSPQSGANSTEIITATTVESSEESATTVASTAEETTAIED